The following are from one region of the Nostoc cf. commune SO-36 genome:
- a CDS encoding S9 family peptidase: MSSAQAPSLSPLIPREILFGNPEKTSPQLSPDGKYLAYIAPDEKNVLQVWLRTVGQEDDQILTADKKRGIRIFFWTYNANQLIYMQDSDGDENFHLHLVNIHSKIVRDLTPFQGVKTGLVELEPKFPDEVLVALNLNNPQKFDVYRINLKNGAVEFDTDNPGNIISWTSDADFQIRAATASTPDGGYDLLLQKSDKQWETLRHWGSEEEGNSVSFSDDGKTLYIQGNHDANAKRLLAVDLDTRQETVIAEDEQYDVVGIIIQPLTRVIQAVSFYKDKQEWQVIDQSIAADFEEIAKVRPGEFSIISRDLEDKTWLVAYRTDDGPVYYYAYNRESKTSTFLFSNQSKLETLQLASMQPISYEARDGLTIHSYLTTPVGIPTQNLPTVLLVHGGPWARDTWGFSPTAQWLANRGYAVLQVNFRGSTGYGKAFLNAGNREWAGKMHDDLIDSVNWLVEKGISDPQKIAIMGGSYGGYATLVGLTFTPEIFAAGVDIVGPSNLITLIETIPPYWEPLKAMLYHRVGNLETEEEFLKSRSPLFFADRIQKPLLIGQGANDPRVKQSESDQIVNAMQQAGLPVQYALYTDEGHGFARPENRLHFFAIAEEFLAKYIGGRFEPLTDIPGHSGIVK; this comes from the coding sequence ATGTCATCTGCTCAAGCGCCCTCCCTATCACCGTTGATTCCGCGCGAAATTCTGTTTGGGAATCCCGAAAAAACCAGCCCACAACTTTCCCCTGATGGCAAGTACTTGGCATATATTGCCCCCGATGAGAAAAATGTATTGCAGGTATGGTTGCGAACTGTAGGACAAGAAGACGACCAGATACTGACTGCCGACAAAAAGCGCGGTATCCGCATTTTCTTCTGGACTTATAATGCCAACCAGTTGATTTATATGCAGGACTCGGATGGTGACGAGAACTTTCACCTCCACTTGGTTAATATTCACTCCAAGATTGTGCGTGACTTAACGCCATTCCAGGGTGTGAAAACCGGACTTGTGGAACTGGAACCTAAATTTCCAGATGAAGTGCTGGTAGCGTTGAACTTAAACAATCCTCAAAAGTTTGACGTTTACCGTATCAACCTTAAAAATGGTGCAGTTGAGTTCGACACCGATAACCCCGGTAACATTATCAGTTGGACATCTGACGCTGATTTCCAAATACGTGCAGCGACAGCTAGTACACCCGATGGTGGTTACGACCTCTTATTGCAGAAATCAGATAAACAGTGGGAAACTCTCCGCCACTGGGGGTCAGAAGAAGAAGGGAATTCTGTTAGCTTCTCAGATGATGGTAAAACCCTTTACATTCAAGGGAATCACGATGCTAACGCCAAACGTCTGCTAGCTGTTGACCTAGACACCCGTCAAGAAACTGTCATTGCTGAAGATGAGCAGTATGATGTCGTGGGGATAATCATTCAGCCATTAACGCGAGTTATCCAAGCAGTTTCTTTCTACAAAGATAAACAGGAATGGCAGGTAATTGACCAAAGCATCGCCGCAGATTTTGAGGAAATCGCTAAGGTGCGTCCTGGAGAATTCTCTATAATTAGCCGCGACTTGGAAGACAAAACCTGGCTAGTAGCTTATAGAACTGACGATGGCCCAGTTTATTACTATGCCTATAACCGAGAGTCCAAAACTAGCACTTTCCTCTTTAGCAACCAATCCAAACTCGAAACGTTGCAGTTAGCTTCAATGCAACCGATTTCTTACGAAGCGCGGGATGGTTTAACTATTCACAGTTACCTGACAACCCCTGTAGGAATACCTACCCAGAATCTACCAACAGTATTACTGGTTCATGGTGGCCCTTGGGCGCGGGATACTTGGGGTTTCTCTCCCACAGCGCAATGGCTAGCTAACCGGGGTTATGCCGTTCTGCAAGTGAACTTTCGCGGTTCTACTGGCTACGGTAAAGCATTTTTAAATGCCGGAAATCGGGAATGGGCTGGCAAAATGCACGATGACTTGATTGACAGCGTGAACTGGCTAGTGGAAAAAGGCATTTCCGACCCGCAAAAGATTGCGATTATGGGCGGTTCTTATGGCGGTTACGCCACCTTAGTGGGGTTAACTTTTACACCAGAAATCTTTGCGGCTGGTGTGGATATTGTGGGGCCGAGTAACCTAATTACTTTGATAGAAACTATACCGCCTTATTGGGAACCATTAAAGGCAATGCTTTATCATCGCGTCGGTAACTTAGAGACAGAAGAGGAATTTTTGAAATCGCGATCGCCTTTATTCTTTGCTGACCGAATTCAAAAACCTTTACTCATCGGTCAAGGTGCAAATGATCCGCGAGTGAAACAATCAGAAAGCGATCAAATTGTCAACGCAATGCAGCAAGCTGGTTTACCAGTACAATATGCACTTTATACAGATGAAGGACATGGTTTTGCCAGACCAGAAAATCGGTTGCACTTTTTTGCGATCGCAGAAGAGTTTCTCGCCAAATACATAGGCGGTAGGTTTGAACCTTTGACAGATATCCCCGGTCATTCAGGAATTGTTAAATAA
- a CDS encoding RecQ family ATP-dependent DNA helicase gives MNQPTTKSWQEVLAAFKKIWGYEDFRPPQGEIVSSLLAQKDALIIMPTGGGKSICFQLPALLQTGLTLVVSPLVALMENQVQELLQSHQKAALLHSELSSFQRRTTLQALERQQLRLLYLSPETLLSPPVWEKLCQPELQINGLILDEAHCLVQWGDTFRPAYRRLGAVRPALLKSKPPGTKISIAAFTATADPSAQKIIQTVLQLQQPEIFRLNPYRPNLHPSVRIAWTPRGRKQQLLKFIQNRPQQSGLVYVRTRRDSEDLAQWLAEMGYATASYHAGLGATERREVEASWLSGKILFVVCTCAFGMGINKSNVRWVAHFHAPHLLSEYVQEIGRAGRDGKPAEALTLVSEPTGWLDSGDKQRQEFFQEQMRSQQQIAQQLVKKLPKQGEVNTVTRQFPEGATALALLHSSGQLNWLDPFHYSIAQKAGNQPATQLNAAKQMHQYLTTKQCRWQFLLNAFGFDKEAANLRCGHCDNCRQ, from the coding sequence ATGAATCAGCCTACAACAAAATCTTGGCAAGAAGTTCTTGCTGCTTTTAAAAAAATCTGGGGTTATGAAGATTTTCGTCCACCACAAGGAGAAATTGTCAGCAGTTTATTGGCACAAAAAGATGCGCTGATTATTATGCCCACAGGTGGCGGCAAGTCGATTTGTTTTCAACTTCCTGCACTGCTACAAACAGGATTAACCTTAGTAGTTTCGCCCTTAGTTGCTTTGATGGAAAACCAAGTTCAGGAACTACTACAAAGCCATCAAAAAGCAGCACTTTTGCATAGTGAATTATCTTCATTCCAACGCCGTACAACGCTACAAGCTTTGGAACGTCAACAGCTAAGATTACTGTATTTGTCACCAGAAACTTTACTCAGTCCGCCAGTGTGGGAAAAATTATGTCAGCCAGAATTGCAAATTAATGGCTTAATTTTGGATGAAGCTCATTGTTTAGTGCAGTGGGGTGATACTTTTCGCCCAGCTTATCGCAGATTAGGGGCAGTGCGTCCGGCATTGCTAAAATCAAAACCACCAGGAACAAAAATTAGTATCGCCGCTTTTACCGCGACTGCTGACCCCTCAGCCCAAAAGATTATTCAAACAGTTTTACAATTACAGCAACCAGAGATTTTCCGGTTGAATCCCTACCGTCCGAATTTGCATCCCAGCGTTCGCATTGCTTGGACACCACGAGGTAGAAAACAACAATTATTAAAGTTTATTCAAAATAGACCCCAACAATCGGGATTAGTTTATGTTCGCACTCGGAGAGATAGCGAAGATTTAGCCCAATGGTTAGCAGAGATGGGTTATGCCACAGCTAGTTATCATGCGGGATTGGGTGCAACTGAACGCCGTGAAGTAGAAGCAAGTTGGTTAAGTGGCAAAATCCTCTTTGTTGTCTGTACGTGTGCGTTTGGTATGGGGATAAATAAAAGTAATGTTCGCTGGGTGGCACATTTTCACGCACCACATTTGTTATCTGAATATGTGCAAGAAATTGGCCGCGCTGGAAGGGATGGGAAACCAGCAGAAGCGTTGACATTGGTAAGTGAACCTACGGGGTGGTTAGATTCGGGGGATAAGCAAAGACAGGAATTTTTTCAAGAACAAATGCGATCGCAACAGCAAATAGCGCAGCAACTTGTGAAAAAATTACCAAAACAGGGAGAAGTGAATACAGTAACTCGACAATTTCCTGAAGGTGCTACGGCGCTAGCTTTACTCCATAGCAGTGGTCAGCTAAACTGGCTTGATCCTTTTCATTACAGCATTGCTCAAAAAGCGGGAAATCAGCCAGCGACTCAATTAAATGCTGCTAAACAGATGCATCAATATCTAACAACTAAGCAGTGTCGCTGGCAGTTTTTGCTAAATGCCTTTGGTTTTGACAAAGAAGCTGCTAACCTGCGCTGCGGACATTGCGACAATTGCCGTCAATGA
- a CDS encoding GNAT family N-acetyltransferase: protein MNEELKHKFYISTDKSKLDTQIIHDFLQTSYWAENIPLATVEKSIQNSLCFGIYEDNQQVGFARVITDYATSALLKDVFILEPYRGQGLGKWFVEYILEYPELQDVQRWLLGTKDAHGLYRRYGFKNLTEPEKIMMRLNSNVDQS, encoded by the coding sequence ATGAACGAAGAATTAAAACACAAGTTTTACATCAGCACCGATAAATCTAAATTAGATACTCAAATTATTCATGATTTTTTACAAACTTCCTATTGGGCTGAAAACATCCCGTTAGCTACTGTTGAAAAGTCAATACAAAACTCTTTATGTTTTGGAATTTATGAAGATAATCAACAAGTTGGCTTTGCGAGAGTCATTACTGATTATGCAACTTCTGCGTTATTAAAAGATGTTTTTATTCTTGAACCTTATCGAGGACAGGGTTTAGGAAAATGGTTTGTAGAATATATTTTGGAATATCCAGAACTGCAAGACGTGCAAAGATGGTTGTTAGGGACAAAAGATGCTCATGGACTTTATCGCCGTTATGGTTTTAAAAATTTGACAGAGCCGGAAAAAATCATGATGCGTTTAAATTCTAATGTTGATCAATCATGA
- a CDS encoding GNAT family N-acetyltransferase, producing MLTEEQITIREATIKENSLIAKHSYQMWLDIGVDESNIHLEWENITLQFIEKARRDLFYQAFVAEVDNTVVGSASCQLFAGLYPNVFKDEYRKFGYIWGVYVEQSYRRQGIAKDLTNKAIEYLKAIGCTRVVLNASPLGKPVYSSLGFAEGNIMQLDLI from the coding sequence ATGCTAACAGAAGAACAAATCACTATTAGAGAAGCCACAATCAAAGAAAACTCACTGATTGCAAAACACTCTTACCAAATGTGGTTAGATATTGGTGTTGATGAGAGTAATATCCACCTAGAGTGGGAAAACATTACCCTTCAATTCATAGAAAAAGCGCGTCGGGATTTATTTTATCAAGCTTTTGTTGCAGAGGTTGATAATACAGTTGTGGGTTCTGCAAGTTGTCAACTATTTGCAGGTTTATACCCAAATGTTTTTAAAGATGAATACCGCAAATTTGGATATATTTGGGGTGTTTACGTTGAACAATCTTACCGCAGACAAGGCATAGCCAAAGACCTAACTAATAAAGCAATTGAATATTTAAAAGCGATCGGTTGTACACGAGTGGTTCTTAATGCCTCGCCATTGGGTAAACCCGTTTACTCTAGCCTCGGTTTTGCTGAAGGGAATATAATGCAATTAGATTTGATTTAA
- a CDS encoding 2-isopropylmalate synthase: MTNKTDRIIIFDTTLRDGEQCPGATLNIDEKLVIAKQLARLGVDVIEAGFAFASPGDFEAVKKIAQIVGTENGPVICSLARAIKADIEAAAEALKPAVNARIHTFISTSDIHLEYQLRKSRAEVLAIAQEMVAYAKSFMSDVEFSPMDAARTDPEFLYQVLEAAIAAGATTVNIPDTVGYTTPSEFGAMIKGIIENVPNINQAIISVHGHNDLGLAVANFLEAVKNGARQLECTINGIGERAGNASLEELVMALHVRRQYFNPYLGRPEESQESLTNIDTRQIYKTSRLVSNLTGMLVQPNKAIVGANAFAHESGIHQDGVLKNKLTYEIMDAQLIGLTDNQIVLGKHSGRNAFRTRLKELGFELSDTELNKAFVRFKEVADKKKEISDWDLEAIVNDEIQQAPDLFRVELVQVSCGSNARPTATVTLRTPEGEELTDAAIGTGPVDAVYKAINRVVNVPNQLIEFSVQSVTGGIDALGEVTIRLRYESKVFSGHAANTDIIVASAQAYVNALNRLYASLQTQKKPEEVSAQKV, translated from the coding sequence ATGACAAACAAAACAGATCGAATCATCATTTTTGATACAACATTGCGAGATGGAGAGCAATGTCCCGGAGCGACTTTGAATATAGACGAAAAGCTAGTTATTGCCAAGCAATTAGCGCGTCTGGGTGTAGATGTAATTGAGGCAGGCTTTGCCTTTGCAAGTCCCGGAGATTTTGAAGCAGTCAAGAAAATTGCTCAAATTGTCGGCACAGAAAACGGGCCAGTAATTTGTAGTTTGGCAAGAGCCATTAAAGCAGATATTGAAGCGGCTGCTGAAGCCTTAAAACCAGCAGTTAACGCCAGGATTCACACATTTATTTCCACTTCTGATATTCATTTAGAGTATCAGTTGCGGAAGTCACGGGCAGAAGTACTAGCGATCGCCCAAGAAATGGTAGCTTATGCCAAGTCCTTCATGAGTGATGTAGAATTTTCACCGATGGATGCGGCTCGTACCGATCCAGAATTTTTGTACCAAGTATTAGAGGCTGCGATCGCAGCTGGTGCAACAACAGTTAATATTCCCGATACTGTGGGTTACACAACCCCTAGCGAATTTGGAGCCATGATTAAGGGCATTATTGAAAATGTCCCCAACATCAACCAAGCGATTATTTCCGTTCACGGTCATAATGATTTAGGTTTGGCAGTTGCTAACTTCTTAGAAGCCGTGAAAAATGGCGCACGGCAACTAGAGTGTACCATCAATGGCATTGGCGAACGCGCCGGAAATGCATCATTAGAAGAATTGGTGATGGCATTGCATGTGCGGCGGCAATATTTTAATCCTTATCTCGGTAGACCAGAAGAATCTCAAGAATCCCTGACAAATATCGACACCCGACAAATTTATAAAACCTCACGCTTAGTTTCCAATTTGACGGGAATGTTGGTACAACCAAATAAAGCGATCGTCGGGGCTAATGCCTTTGCCCATGAGTCAGGAATTCACCAAGATGGTGTGTTAAAAAACAAACTGACTTATGAAATTATGGATGCCCAATTGATTGGTTTAACAGACAATCAAATAGTTTTGGGCAAACATTCAGGCAGAAATGCTTTCCGGACTCGGTTAAAAGAATTGGGCTTTGAACTGTCGGATACTGAATTAAATAAAGCATTCGTCAGATTCAAAGAAGTAGCAGATAAAAAGAAAGAAATTTCTGATTGGGATTTGGAAGCGATTGTTAACGATGAAATCCAACAAGCACCCGATTTATTCCGGGTAGAGTTAGTGCAAGTTTCCTGTGGTAGCAACGCCCGTCCTACTGCTACAGTTACCTTGCGTACCCCAGAAGGCGAAGAATTAACCGATGCTGCGATCGGTACTGGGCCGGTGGATGCAGTTTATAAAGCCATCAACCGTGTGGTGAATGTGCCTAACCAATTGATTGAGTTTTCTGTACAGTCGGTAACAGGTGGTATTGATGCCCTTGGAGAAGTGACGATTCGTTTACGTTATGAATCTAAAGTCTTTTCTGGTCATGCAGCGAACACAGATATCATCGTCGCCTCAGCGCAAGCTTATGTAAATGCGTTAAATAGGTTGTATGCATCTTTGCAAACTCAAAAAAAGCCAGAGGAAGTATCTGCACAGAAAGTCTAA
- a CDS encoding LabA-like NYN domain-containing protein → MFYAQQKNGWFFDPRRVLEYFKHEQSETTLINAFWYTGLKDPQDQRGFRDALISLGYTVRTKILKEYYDDTSGRYSQKANLDIEIVVDMFNTVDQYDRVVLFSGDGDFERAIELLRSKNTHITVVSTEGMIARELRNATDRYIDLNDIRDQIEKTEG, encoded by the coding sequence ATGTTCTATGCTCAACAAAAAAATGGCTGGTTTTTTGACCCACGGCGAGTCTTAGAATATTTCAAACATGAGCAATCAGAAACAACATTAATTAATGCATTCTGGTACACTGGCTTAAAAGACCCACAAGATCAGCGAGGTTTTAGAGATGCTCTAATTAGTCTAGGATATACAGTTAGAACTAAAATTCTTAAAGAATACTATGATGATACCTCCGGTCGTTACTCGCAAAAAGCGAATTTAGATATTGAAATTGTTGTAGATATGTTTAATACAGTAGACCAGTATGACCGAGTAGTATTATTCAGTGGCGACGGAGATTTTGAACGAGCAATCGAACTATTACGCTCAAAAAATACACATATTACAGTAGTCTCAACTGAAGGAATGATTGCTAGAGAACTACGCAATGCTACTGATAGATATATAGATTTAAATGATATCAGAGATCAAATAGAAAAAACCGAAGGTTAG